One region of Arthrobacter sp. StoSoilB22 genomic DNA includes:
- the rpmH gene encoding 50S ribosomal protein L34 — translation MSKRTFQPNNRRRAKKHGFRLRMRTRAGRAILAARRGKGRVELSA, via the coding sequence GTGAGCAAGCGGACTTTTCAGCCGAATAACCGCCGTCGGGCCAAGAAGCACGGCTTCCGCCTTCGTATGCGCACCCGTGCCGGCCGCGCCATCCTGGCTGCCCGTCGCGGCAAGGGCCGCGTCGAACTGTCGGCGTAA